From one Cyanobacterium stanieri PCC 7202 genomic stretch:
- a CDS encoding DNA sulfur modification protein DndE (PFAM: Domain of unknown function (DUF1832)~TIGRFAM: DNA sulfur modification protein DndE~InterPro IPR014969~KEGG: ana:alr4922 hypothetical protein~PFAM: Domain of unknown function DUF1832~SPTR: Alr4922 protein;~TIGRFAM: DNA sulfur modification protein DndE) — protein MSSVKQTSSRAPIERIKISKKGKDQLIRLKRITKIENWNVLCRWAFCRSLAEETKPTPYPIPSDSNLEMTWQVFGGNMGDVLLLALRQRCYQDGLELDDVTLKEQFLLHLHRGIGYLVGDMNLKKLEDFVHLTVDPKKLDPTH, from the coding sequence GTGAGTAGTGTAAAACAGACATCTTCAAGAGCCCCCATAGAACGAATAAAAATATCTAAAAAAGGAAAAGATCAACTAATTAGGCTAAAAAGGATTACCAAAATAGAAAACTGGAATGTCCTGTGCCGTTGGGCTTTTTGTCGATCTCTTGCGGAGGAAACCAAACCGACTCCTTATCCCATCCCTAGCGATAGTAACCTAGAAATGACATGGCAAGTATTTGGCGGCAATATGGGGGATGTACTCTTACTTGCACTCAGACAAAGATGTTATCAAGATGGTTTGGAGTTGGATGATGTCACCCTCAAAGAACAATTTTTACTTCATCTCCACCGAGGTATCGGTTATTTGGTGGGGGATATGAATTTGAAAAAACTTGAGGATTTTGTTCATTTAACGGTTGATCCCAAGAAATTAGATCCCACCCACTGA
- a CDS encoding glutamine--fructose-6-phosphate transaminase (PFAM: SIS domain; Glutamine amidotransferases class-II~TIGRFAM: glucosamine--fructose-6-phosphate aminotransferase (isomerizing)~COGs: COG0449 Glucosamine 6-phosphate synthetase contains amidotransferase and phosphosugar isomerase domains~InterPro IPR000583:IPR001347:IPR017932:IPR005855~KEGG: cyc:PCC7424_2328 glucosamine--fructose-6-phosphate aminotransferase~PFAM: glutamine amidotransferase class-II; sugar isomerase (SIS)~SPTR: Glucosamine/fructose-6-phosphate aminotransferase, isomerizing;~TIGRFAM: glucosamine/fructose-6-phosphate aminotransferase, isomerizing) produces the protein MCGIVGYIGTQRAVDILVGGLEKLEYRGYDSAGIATIYDEQLTAVRAKGKLHNLRTKLENNVNYAQIGIGHTRWATHGKPEEYNAHPHGDNQGRFAVVQNGIVENYQELRQELKQKGHNFVSDTDTEVIPHLLAEYYNPDGDDPFMDAVMKAVHRLEGAFAIALLCADYPEELIVARQNAPLIIGFGQGEFFCASDVTALVNHTNAVLALENGEIGRLTPLGVELYDFGGKRLRRTPRVLDWSPVTVEKQGFRHFMLKEIHEQPSVVRTCLEVYFNPDWQRKSTKPVNLNLSSELTDDLENIQIVACGTSWHASLVGKYLLEQIAEIPTFVQYASEYRYSPSPIMANTMTIGVTQSGETADTLAALGMERQRRSRLDKPYRPRIVGISNRPESTLGGMVDQLINTYAGIEIGVAATKTFVAQVMAFYVLALDLAWQRKTISPERIDQILAGLLQLPTQIEKILQTEEGKIEDLAHNFPETRDFVFLGRGINFPIALEGALKLKEISYIHAEGYPAGEMKHGPIALLDAHVPVVAIAMGGSVYEKVISNAQEAKARDARLIGIVPQSYDDEVFHDILNVPEVEELLSPILAVIPLQLLSYYIASLRGLDVDQPRNLAKSVTVE, from the coding sequence ATGTGCGGAATTGTAGGTTACATTGGAACTCAAAGGGCGGTTGATATTCTTGTTGGTGGATTGGAAAAATTAGAGTATCGGGGTTATGATTCTGCTGGTATCGCTACGATTTACGATGAGCAGTTAACGGCGGTAAGGGCGAAGGGTAAACTGCATAATTTGCGCACTAAGTTGGAAAATAATGTTAATTATGCTCAAATTGGTATTGGTCATACCCGTTGGGCTACCCACGGTAAACCAGAGGAATATAATGCCCATCCCCACGGTGATAATCAAGGTAGATTTGCGGTGGTCCAAAATGGCATTGTCGAAAATTATCAGGAGTTACGGCAGGAGTTGAAGCAGAAGGGACATAATTTTGTTTCTGATACTGATACGGAGGTAATTCCCCATCTTTTGGCGGAATATTATAATCCTGATGGGGATGATCCTTTTATGGATGCTGTTATGAAGGCGGTACATCGTTTGGAGGGTGCCTTTGCGATCGCCCTTTTATGTGCTGATTATCCCGAGGAGTTAATTGTAGCTCGTCAAAATGCGCCTTTAATTATTGGTTTTGGACAGGGTGAGTTTTTCTGTGCCTCGGATGTAACCGCCTTGGTAAACCACACTAACGCTGTATTAGCTTTGGAAAACGGAGAAATTGGACGTTTAACCCCCCTTGGTGTGGAATTATATGATTTTGGGGGTAAAAGATTACGCCGTACTCCTAGGGTTTTGGATTGGAGTCCTGTAACGGTTGAAAAACAAGGTTTTCGCCATTTCATGCTCAAGGAAATCCACGAACAACCTTCGGTGGTGCGTACCTGTTTGGAGGTGTATTTTAATCCTGATTGGCAACGGAAAAGTACAAAACCTGTTAACCTCAATTTAAGCTCCGAATTAACGGATGATTTAGAAAATATCCAAATCGTTGCCTGTGGCACTTCTTGGCACGCTAGTTTGGTCGGTAAATATTTGTTGGAACAAATTGCTGAGATACCTACTTTTGTGCAGTATGCCTCGGAATATCGATATTCCCCAAGCCCAATTATGGCAAATACCATGACCATCGGAGTCACTCAGTCGGGAGAAACGGCGGATACTTTAGCGGCGCTTGGTATGGAAAGACAAAGACGCTCTCGATTGGATAAACCTTATCGCCCTCGTATTGTGGGTATTAGCAACCGCCCAGAAAGTACCCTCGGGGGTATGGTGGATCAATTAATTAATACCTATGCTGGTATTGAAATTGGGGTGGCGGCGACGAAAACTTTTGTGGCACAGGTGATGGCTTTTTATGTGTTGGCGTTGGATTTGGCTTGGCAACGGAAAACCATTAGCCCAGAAAGAATTGACCAGATTTTGGCTGGTTTATTGCAACTACCAACGCAAATTGAGAAGATTTTACAAACGGAGGAGGGTAAAATTGAGGATTTAGCTCATAATTTCCCTGAAACCAGAGATTTTGTCTTTCTCGGTAGGGGTATCAATTTCCCCATCGCCCTAGAGGGGGCGTTGAAGCTCAAGGAGATTAGTTATATCCACGCAGAGGGTTATCCTGCAGGGGAGATGAAACACGGGCCCATTGCTCTTTTAGATGCCCATGTACCTGTAGTTGCGATCGCCATGGGTGGTAGTGTTTATGAAAAAGTAATTTCCAATGCCCAAGAAGCCAAGGCAAGGGATGCTCGTCTTATCGGCATTGTACCCCAAAGTTATGATGATGAGGTCTTCCACGATATTTTAAACGTGCCAGAGGTGGAGGAGTTGTTATCCCCTATTTTGGCGGTGATTCCTTTACAGTTGCTTTCCTATTACATTGCTTCTTTGCGCGGTTTGGATGTGGATCAGCCTCGTAATTTGGCTAAAAGCGTTACGGTGGAATAG
- a CDS encoding hypothetical protein (PFAM: Protein of unknown function (DUF3172)~KEGG: cyc:PCC7424_2329 hypothetical protein~SPTR: Putative uncharacterized protein): protein MPRRSKPPYSYSEPASRRSKYNNPPSKKSALMEGLNYTIVAICAGVFMLGIGLGIALSSGQASNSPNIASREVIDRAAPNPEVCIQFGASAIVSDLRVFITLNPFNVYVTQPSMQPGCVLRRNNWSILEKQNLVSNEQVRQCKNRMNTFGFTGPLEASPKIECIYQNDSAGNLFLNRPGTINPSETDNF from the coding sequence ATGCCACGTAGATCAAAGCCTCCTTATTCTTATTCTGAACCTGCTTCGCGCCGCAGTAAATATAACAATCCTCCTTCTAAAAAGTCTGCTTTGATGGAGGGTTTAAACTATACCATTGTGGCAATTTGTGCTGGGGTGTTTATGCTGGGTATCGGTTTGGGTATTGCCCTGAGTTCGGGACAAGCTAGTAATAGCCCTAATATTGCCTCTAGGGAAGTTATTGACCGTGCGGCACCTAATCCCGAGGTATGTATTCAATTTGGGGCAAGTGCGATCGTTTCTGACTTACGAGTATTTATTACCCTTAACCCTTTTAATGTCTATGTAACTCAACCTAGTATGCAACCGGGGTGCGTTTTAAGGCGCAATAACTGGTCTATTTTGGAAAAACAAAATCTGGTGAGTAACGAACAGGTGAGACAGTGTAAGAATAGGATGAATACTTTTGGTTTTACTGGGCCTTTGGAAGCCTCTCCTAAAATTGAATGTATCTATCAAAATGATTCGGCTGGTAATTTATTTTTAAATCGTCCTGGTACTATCAATCCCAGTGAAACTGACAATTTTTAG
- a CDS encoding tRNA delta(2)-isopentenylpyrophosphate transferase (PFAM: IPP transferase~TIGRFAM: tRNA dimethylallyltransferase~COGs: COG0324 tRNA delta(2)-isopentenylpyrophosphate transferase~InterPro IPR002627:IPR018022~KEGG: npu:Npun_R6372 tRNA delta(2)-isopentenylpyrophosphate transferase~PFAM: tRNA isopentenyltransferase~PRIAM: tRNA isopentenyltransferase~SPTR: tRNA dimethylallyltransferase;~TIGRFAM: tRNA delta(2)-isopentenylpyrophosphate transferase) → MTGFYTHFILMKKYSLIVVCGATASGKSSLALKLAQTLNSIIISADSRQVYQEFDIGTAKPTSQEQKIIPHYLIDICHPTETLTLADYQEKAQTLIEQNHHLPPLLVGGTGLYIKSITKGLKIPRVAPQHQLRQQLTNYDQKQRYAMLKQIDNEATKKIHPNDETRTIRALEVYYVTGKPISQQQGESPPSYPILQIGLHCDSEMSRQRIRQRTSTMFDEGLVQEVETLMAKYGADLPLLNTLGYGEIKQYLLGNISLDEARELIVSHTSQFAKRQRTWFNAYPEINWFDADASDLFTQVMRLIDQ, encoded by the coding sequence ATGACGGGGTTTTATACCCATTTTATTTTGATGAAAAAATATTCTCTTATCGTAGTTTGCGGTGCCACCGCCAGCGGGAAATCATCTCTTGCCCTCAAACTAGCACAAACATTAAACAGTATTATCATCAGTGCCGACTCTCGCCAAGTATATCAAGAATTTGACATCGGCACCGCCAAACCCACTTCCCAAGAGCAAAAAATTATCCCTCACTATCTCATTGATATTTGCCATCCTACCGAAACCCTTACCCTTGCAGACTACCAAGAGAAAGCCCAAACCTTAATCGAGCAAAATCATCATCTTCCCCCTCTTCTAGTAGGTGGTACGGGGTTATATATCAAATCCATCACCAAAGGGCTAAAAATTCCTCGTGTTGCACCCCAACACCAATTGAGGCAACAACTAACTAACTATGATCAAAAACAACGGTATGCCATGTTAAAACAAATAGATAACGAAGCTACCAAAAAAATTCACCCCAACGATGAAACTAGAACAATTAGAGCCCTAGAGGTTTATTACGTCACAGGAAAACCCATCTCCCAACAACAAGGAGAATCTCCACCATCCTATCCCATCCTTCAGATAGGTTTACATTGTGACAGCGAAATGAGTCGCCAAAGAATCAGGCAACGTACTTCTACGATGTTCGATGAAGGGTTAGTGCAGGAAGTGGAAACCTTGATGGCAAAATATGGTGCTGATTTGCCTTTACTCAACACCCTTGGCTATGGAGAAATTAAGCAATATTTATTAGGGAATATATCATTAGACGAAGCAAGGGAGTTGATTGTCTCTCATACTTCTCAGTTTGCTAAAAGACAGAGGACTTGGTTTAATGCTTATCCCGAGATTAATTGGTTTGATGCTGATGCTTCTGATTTATTTACACAAGTGATGAGGTTAATTGATCAATAG